Proteins from a single region of Candidatus Brocadiia bacterium:
- a CDS encoding pyridoxal phosphate-dependent aminotransferase family protein, whose amino-acid sequence MDIFNKCFNYTRAKEAKEKGYYPYFKAIQSGADVEVIIDGKKMIMIGSNNYLGLTQDNRIKEAAIKAIEKYGSGCTGSRFLNGTLDIHEELESKLAQFMNKPVCLVFSTGFQTNQGVISTLVGKDDTVIIDRADHASIVDGCRLSFGRTIKYKHNDIEDLERILKDLANPKSALVIVDGVFSMEGDIANLTDIVKLKKKYGFRLMVDDAHGIGVLGKNGRGTAEYLNIESDVDLIMGTFSKSFASLGGFIVGEEPVISYIKHLSRALIFSASMPPSAVATVLTALDILIKEPNRRERLWQITRKMQHNYKASGFNIGHTQTPIIPLILGKDMLTFEFWKQLFNNGVFANPVISPAVPPDGSLIRTSYMATHTDNELDKVMEICVKTGKKLGII is encoded by the coding sequence ATGGATATCTTTAATAAATGTTTCAATTATACTAGAGCTAAAGAAGCTAAGGAAAAGGGCTATTACCCTTATTTTAAAGCTATTCAATCCGGAGCCGATGTAGAAGTAATTATCGACGGAAAAAAGATGATTATGATTGGCTCCAATAATTACCTGGGCTTAACCCAAGATAATCGAATTAAAGAAGCGGCTATAAAGGCTATAGAAAAATACGGTTCGGGCTGTACTGGTTCAAGATTTCTAAACGGGACGCTCGATATTCATGAAGAACTGGAATCTAAACTTGCCCAGTTTATGAACAAACCAGTTTGCCTGGTTTTCTCTACAGGATTTCAAACTAATCAAGGTGTAATATCTACATTGGTGGGTAAAGATGATACAGTCATTATTGACCGTGCCGATCACGCCAGCATCGTAGACGGATGCCGGCTATCCTTTGGCCGAACAATAAAATACAAGCACAATGACATTGAAGATTTGGAACGTATTCTTAAAGATCTAGCTAATCCAAAATCAGCACTGGTAATAGTGGACGGCGTATTCAGCATGGAAGGTGATATTGCAAACTTAACAGACATTGTAAAACTAAAGAAAAAATACGGTTTTCGATTGATGGTTGACGACGCTCATGGAATTGGCGTTCTGGGCAAGAACGGCCGTGGAACAGCCGAATATTTAAATATCGAAAGCGATGTTGATTTGATTATGGGCACGTTCAGCAAATCATTTGCATCACTAGGCGGATTTATTGTCGGCGAAGAACCAGTCATTAGTTATATTAAGCACCTCTCAAGAGCATTAATATTTTCAGCTAGTATGCCACCTTCCGCTGTAGCCACCGTATTGACAGCCCTCGACATCTTAATAAAAGAACCTAATCGACGCGAACGTCTTTGGCAGATTACCCGTAAGATGCAGCATAATTATAAGGCCTCGGGTTTTAATATTGGTCATACTCAAACTCCTATTATACCGTTAATTCTGGGCAAGGATATGCTTACTTTTGAATTCTGGAAACAACTTTTCAATAACGGGGTTTTTGCAAACCCTGTTATCAGCCCGGCTGTACCACCTGATGGATCTCTTATCCGAACCAGCTATATGGCTACCCACACAGACAATGAATTAGATAAAGTTATGGAAATATGTGTAAAAACTGGTAAGAAGCTGGGTATAATTTAA
- a CDS encoding dihydroorotate dehydrogenase electron transfer subunit: protein MNFIAQIIHNKSISPNAGRMMLSLDSKLYIKAFNTIEPGQFIHLKINNELLLRRPFSIYDVLQNKKIEIIYQVVGQGTKLMRQLKPGKKLTLFGPLGKGFKLTPNTRHAILAGGGIGIAGLHLLLKYLVHSKCYNITVLLGARTKNQLYCLTDFKRLSTNIHVATEDGSVGIKGMVTDLLNKTINSQHGKPVIYSCGPIPMINAICNIVTKYNIPAQVSMESRMGCGIGLCRGCVCKVVKKPGSWDWATVCNEGPVFKADKLYRR from the coding sequence ATGAATTTTATCGCCCAAATTATACATAATAAATCCATCTCGCCTAACGCTGGCCGAATGATGCTATCATTAGACTCAAAATTATATATCAAGGCCTTTAATACAATCGAACCAGGACAATTCATCCATTTAAAAATTAATAATGAGTTACTTCTACGCCGTCCGTTTAGTATATATGACGTTTTGCAAAATAAAAAAATAGAAATTATATATCAAGTAGTTGGTCAGGGTACAAAATTAATGCGTCAATTGAAACCAGGCAAAAAACTAACTCTTTTTGGACCTTTAGGAAAAGGGTTTAAGCTAACTCCTAATACAAGACATGCTATCCTAGCCGGGGGAGGTATCGGCATTGCCGGATTGCACTTATTGTTAAAATACTTAGTCCATAGTAAATGCTATAATATAACTGTTCTGCTCGGGGCACGGACTAAAAATCAACTTTATTGCTTAACTGATTTCAAGCGGCTATCCACAAATATCCACGTCGCTACTGAAGACGGTTCAGTCGGGATCAAAGGGATGGTCACTGATTTACTTAATAAAACCATTAATAGCCAACATGGGAAACCGGTTATATACTCCTGCGGGCCAATACCAATGATAAATGCAATTTGTAATATCGTCACGAAGTACAATATTCCGGCACAAGTCTCTATGGAATCCCGAATGGGTTGCGGAATAGGTCTATGCCGGGGATGCGTTTGCAAAGTTGTTAAAAAACCAGGTTCCTGGGATTGGGCCACTGTTTGTAATGAAGGTCCCGTTTTTAAAGCAGACAAACTTTACAGACGTTAG